AGCAAGTCAACAACAAAAATGTACTCAGAATTTTGAAATCTTGGTCAGGCTACAAATAGCCTTGGCTGTAAACAAACCAATTAACATTTTAAAtgacttaaaaaaattttaacaatgCTCTCATGATAGGCACTTGTAACAGTAAAGTCGACTGCCACAAGAAGATATTGTTTAAGAGTAAATAAATGTTTCagctaaacaatatagaaaagggtatatgtatatagctaAGGCAGAACTAGTAAGATAATTTGAGAAATCTACCTACTGATAGATATTTACCGCCTTTTTCTTATGTTCTTCCCATAGGGGgatggtactaaacatggcagaACCTTTCCTAGAATGCCATGCCAGGACCTaactataggcagtccccgggttacaacagtctcggcttacgatgttccgaggttaagacgcttttcaattatattcatcagacattatttccagggttacgaggcatgttccagggttacgactcctacaacgctcatctggcagatgaaatatgacaccaaaaatgcaaaataatcaatatttgaagtttttttttatggaaaatgccataaaaatgcagttaacatagttttcaatgcacccaaagcattaaaagtaaggttttcttaggatttttgacgatgttccggcttacgacgcgtctcaagaacggaacacccgtcgtaacctggggactgcctgtatactctAGCTAtgaaaggttgagactttcctacaattatCGGCATTGACACGTTTCCCAccttgccaaaggaggtatttaatcctgatccaaaaaggtacattttcagaATAAAcctcgaggttaaggttaatcACGAGTGGACATATatgaaggtctcaggtacacaacaagatcaagaataccagatggttaattgtcaaaagggtaaaaattaagagagataatccaggattatcggatatcacatggtcacaaacctaaacaaacTTGAccataaccgaaattacaaagtatctttacagtccaaatcatgtaaaaactgaatatattaactttgttgcttatatttatctacaacttttttcattatgaaagcatcaaatttaaataaaccaagacttaaatttagaacatttctattatttgatttgaaacaagattcaaagatattccttttaacttagtcattacatgggattaaggctcttgcttgactccagttaaaaggatgatctaaatctctcatatgtacgaataatgcattcgaaatttgcccagttctcacttaatattggtgctgtttgagacgttgtgaaagagatttaccagtctgtccgtaatagactttatcacactttttgcacggaatttcatatatgcagcctggacgatctttaagagaatttttgattactaaactcttgacattaatattgctGAAAACAACATTAATGTTAACCCttgaacgccgaagcggtatcttaaaaattgtctcccgtatgccggcggcgttcgcgagtgagcgccgaagcggaaaaaatgttttttttttcaaaaaatcacggtatgcatagttttcaagattaagagttcattttgggcccctgagacctttctctccaactgcatttcattagctccttgacaatgtcttagtaagacgaaagcCCTTGGATTTTTTGAATatcattgcttatatatatatatatatatatatatatatatatataatatatatatatatatatatatatatatatatatatatatatatacatacacacacacacacacacacatatatatatatatatatatatatatatattatatatatctatatatatatatatatatatatattataatattatatatatgtgtatgtatatgactcacattcgcggatttctctctggaacgtttccctgcattatttgcggaaaatttgcaTACATATTCGCGGTAttcttctatgagaaatatccacaaattccttttttttatataaatttcatgataaaatgcactttttgtgataaaactattaaaaataccaGGAATAAAATTTTTCAGTGGGGTTTTCTTAAGTTTCAACTAACTatataggaggttttaagcacttttataggggttccaactattcgcggttCTAGCTACTCACGGggaggtctggtacacatcccccacaaatacagggggaactatatatatctatatctatatatatatatatatatatatatatatatagtatatatatattatatatatatatatatatatatatatatacacacgaggtccattcaaaaagtatcctaccttggtccataaagaaaaaaaattgcaaatttgaaatctttttattcaATCACCTTCAAAGTACTCCCAATGGGAGTGCACACACTTTTCCCACCGGTGCTGCCACTGCTGGTAAAATTTCTGGAATGTTGACATTGGGATGCTGTAAAGCTCTGctgtcgtttttctcataatttcctcTCTCGACTCAAAAAGCTGCGCTGCCCACATTTCAGGTCGTTTTCGTAGTACAGCATCTTGAAGGTGTCGCATAACCTCCAGATAATACTCCTTATTAATTGTTTGTCCTGCTGGTGCGTATCCATGATGCACAATGCCATTGGAGTCAAAAAAACCTGTCAACATTACCTTGACATTGCTGCGAACCTGTCGTGCTTTTTTGGGTCTTGGTGATGTCTGATGCTTCCATTGTGATGACTGAATTTTAGTTTCCGGGTCATATCCGTACACACATGTCTCATTACCAGTGATGATAGTCTTCATGAAGTCCTAGTCACTGTTAGCACAGTCAAGCAGGTCTTGTGCAATTTTCAGGCAGAGTTGTTTCTGCTGTTCCACCAGCAACTTGGGAACGAATTTAGACACTCGTCGCATGGCCAAATCTTCCGTTAAAATTGTATGAGCTGATCCTGTGCTTATTCCTACTTCTTCAGTAATTTCCTTGATGGTTATACGACGGTCGTCCTCCACTATTCGACAAACAT
This portion of the Macrobrachium nipponense isolate FS-2020 chromosome 10, ASM1510439v2, whole genome shotgun sequence genome encodes:
- the LOC135223973 gene encoding protein GVQW3-like; this translates as MELGDTQVQTSQKIHQAFSDEAMGITQIKEWYNRFKQGQTSDKSKPWSGRPSTSRNEEFVENVCRIVEDDRRITIKEITEEVGISTGSAHTILTEDLAMRRVSKFVPKLLVEQQKQLCLKIAQDLLDCANSD